From one Sciurus carolinensis unplaced genomic scaffold, mSciCar1.2, whole genome shotgun sequence genomic stretch:
- the LOC124974394 gene encoding LOW QUALITY PROTEIN: calcium-independent phospholipase A2-gamma-like (The sequence of the model RefSeq protein was modified relative to this genomic sequence to represent the inferred CDS: deleted 1 base in 1 codon): MSRIKSTLNSVSKAVFDNQNEMISWLAQFKPSSQILRKVSDGGCLKQKTFKQAIKSLKKYSDKSVEKSPVAEEKSHVAATEDIGKQSLFRYTTSITTKFGESFYFLSNHINSYFKHEEKMIPKKENKHFQDKSELEGEKTQEKNSLSPDPGMLTDKPGSESSIDSMDKPASPSGMPEVLPVSTKQSIANFLSRPTEAVQALVGGYIGGLDPKLKYDSKSQPEEQEDPTKTEQVISKDKTPEEKKRLSLQQEKIIARVSIDNRTWALVQELRRTADPKLCITRVEELTFHILEFPEGKGVAVREKIIPYLLRLRQIKDETLQAAVREILALIGYVDPVKGRGIQILTIDGGGTRGVVALQTLRKLVELTQKPVHQFFDYICGVSTGAILAFMLGLFHMPLDECEELYRKLRFDVFSQNVIVGTVKMSWSHAFYDSQSWEKILKDRMGSALMIETARNPTCPKVAALSTIVNRGITPKAFVFRNYGHFPGINSYLGGCQYKMWQAIRASSAAPGYFAEYTLGNDLHQDGGLLLNNPSALGMHECKCLWSDVPLECIVSLGTGRYESDVRNTTMYTSLKTKLSNVINSATDTEEVHIMLDGLLPPDTYFRFNPVMCENLPLDESRNKKLDQLQLEGMKYIERNEQKMKKVAKILSQEKTTQQKINDWIKLKTDMYEGLPFFSKL, encoded by the exons TTCAAAGGCTGTTTTTGataatcaaaatgaaatgatttcATGGTTAGCTCAATTTAAGCCAAGCTctcaaatattaagaaaagtaTCAGATGGTGGctgtttaaaacagaaaacttttaaacaagCCATCAAATCTCTGAAaaaatatagtgataaatcaGTAGAAAAGAGTCCTGTTGCAGAAGAGAAAAGTCACGTTGCAGCTACAGAAGATATAGGAAAACAAAGCCTTTTTCGTTACACAACTAGTATAACCACAAAATTTGGAGAGTCATTCTACTTTTTATCAAATCATATTAATTCATACTTCAAACATGAGGAAAAAATGattccaaaaaaggaaaataaacattttcaggaTAAATCAGAACTTGAAGGTGAAAAGACTCAAGAAAAGAATTCCCTTTCTCCAGATCCTGGCATGCTGACTGATAAACCAGGCTCTGAATCTTCCATAGATTCTATGGACAAGCCTGCAAGTCCAAGTGGAATGCCTGAGGTTCTTCCAGTTTCTACTAAACAGAGTATTGCTAACTTTCTCTCTCGACCCACTGAAGCTGTACAAGCTTTGGTAGGTGGTTATATTGGTGGACTTGACCCCAAATTAAAGTATGACTCAAAGAGTCAGCCAGAAGAACAGGAAGATCCTACTAAAACTGAGCAAGTTATCAGCAAAGACAAAACTCCTGAGGAGAAAAAGCGCTTGTCTCTTCAGCAAGAAAAGATTATTGCAAGAGTGAGTATTGATAACAGAACCTGGGCGTTGGTTCAGGAATTAAGAAGAACTGCTGACCCAAAGCTCTGCATTACTAGGGTTGAAGAACTAACTTTTCATATTCTAgaatttccagaaggaaaaggagTGGCTGTGAGggaaaaaattattccatatttATTACGACTTAGACAAATTAAGGATGAAACTCTTCAGGCTGCAGTAAGAGAAATTTTGGCCTTAATTGGCTATGTGGATCCTGTGAAAGGGAGGGGTATCCAAATTCTCACAATTGATGGTGGAGGAACGAGGGGTGTGGTTGCTCTTCAGACACTGAGGAAATTAGTTGAACTTACACAGAAGCCAGTTCATCAGTTCTTTGACTATATTTGTGGAGTAAGCACAGGAGCCATATTA GCTTTCATGTTGGGATTGTTCCACATGCCCTTGGATGAATGTGAAGAACTTTATCGAAAATTAAGATTCGATGTATTTTCACAAAATGTCATTGTTGGGACAGTCAAAATGAGTTGGAGCCATGCATTTTACGACAGTCAATCATGGGAAAAGATTCTTAAGGATAGAATGGGTTCTGCACTAATGATTGAAACAGCAAGAAACCCTACATGTCCTAAGGTAGCTGCTTTAAGTACCATAGTTAACAGAGGGATAACGCCAAAAGCCTTTGTGTTCAGAAACTATGGTCATTTTCCTGGAATCAACTCTTATTTGGGAGGCTGTCAATATAAAATGTGGCAGGCCATTCGAGCCTCATCAGCTGCTCCAGGCTACTTTGCAGAATACACATTGGGAAATGATCTTCATCAAGATGGAGGTTTACTTCTGAATAACCCTTCAGCATTAGGAATGCATGAGTGTAAATGTCTTTGGTCGGATGTCCCACTGGAGTGCATAGTATCCCTGGGCACTGGACGTTACGAGAGTGATGTGAGAAATACTACGATGTACACAAGCCTGAAAACCAAACTTTCTAATGTTATCAACAGTGCTACAGACACAGAAGAAGTCCATATAATGCTTGATGGCCTATTACCTCCTGACACCTATTTTAGATTCAACCCTGTCATGTGTGAAAACTTACCTCTTGATGAAAGTCGAAATAAAAAACTGGATCAGCTGCAGTTGGAAGGGATGAAGtatatagaaagaaatgaacaaaaaatgaaaaaagttgcaaaaatattaAGTCAAGAAAAAACAACTCAGCAGAAAATTAATGATTGGATAAAGTTAAAAACTGACATGTATGAAGGTCTtccattcttttcaaaattgtga